The following coding sequences are from one Lysinibacillus sp. FSL W8-0992 window:
- a CDS encoding globin-coupled sensor protein encodes MSWFTKKNNYGYSITLTPEEFKQHVQLDVSNYPKLQKQLQLLDLTTEDLAIIKQLQPLVKNVIPEMVDQFYAAISLSQNLLDIINRTSQIERLKVTLHKHLSDIFESHINDEYIKERKAIAETHVRIGLQSKWYIASFQSLTSTFTSFANDLDISKHDAIRAINAFCKIINFEQQLVIEAYEKEEERIRSVADQTKHALVTTIQSTAEELNAISEETAASLLVISSQTDDIAVATKQGLNFVADTQDKSKRGQQQLQEQNELIHVILQSVNGLEVTMNQLRTSSQKISEIVGLVTGIADQTNLLALNASIEAARAGEHGKGFAVVAEEVRKLAEETKNAVQNVSHLIKETESNISTMASSVVNVDQKIQHSVDTQTSLSESFNDIADAVSGIQQQYVNTARDISAISTLITELSQGATLVSSSSDSLINVVNELNI; translated from the coding sequence ATGAGTTGGTTTACAAAGAAGAACAATTATGGTTATTCAATTACATTAACACCCGAGGAGTTTAAGCAACACGTACAATTAGATGTTTCAAACTATCCTAAACTACAAAAACAATTACAGTTATTAGACTTAACAACTGAAGATTTAGCTATTATTAAACAATTACAACCTTTAGTGAAAAATGTCATTCCTGAAATGGTCGATCAATTTTATGCAGCGATTAGCTTAAGTCAAAACTTATTAGATATTATTAACAGAACATCACAAATTGAACGTTTAAAGGTGACTTTACATAAGCATTTAAGCGATATTTTCGAGAGTCACATTAATGACGAGTACATTAAAGAAAGAAAAGCAATCGCTGAGACACATGTTCGAATTGGACTCCAATCAAAATGGTATATCGCTTCATTCCAATCATTAACTTCGACTTTTACAAGCTTTGCGAATGATTTAGATATTTCAAAGCATGATGCTATACGTGCCATCAATGCTTTCTGCAAAATCATTAACTTCGAACAGCAGCTCGTTATCGAAGCATACGAAAAAGAAGAAGAACGTATTCGTAGTGTGGCAGATCAAACAAAGCATGCACTTGTAACTACGATTCAAAGTACCGCTGAGGAGTTAAATGCGATAAGTGAGGAAACAGCCGCTTCCCTTTTAGTTATATCTTCGCAAACGGATGATATTGCAGTAGCAACTAAACAAGGTTTAAACTTCGTTGCAGATACGCAGGACAAATCTAAACGGGGGCAGCAGCAATTACAAGAGCAAAATGAATTAATCCACGTTATTTTGCAAAGTGTTAATGGCCTTGAAGTGACGATGAACCAGTTACGTACATCTTCGCAAAAAATCTCTGAAATTGTCGGGCTTGTCACAGGCATCGCTGACCAAACTAATTTATTAGCACTCAATGCTTCAATTGAAGCTGCTCGTGCTGGGGAACATGGTAAAGGCTTTGCTGTCGTAGCAGAGGAAGTCCGCAAGCTTGCAGAAGAAACAAAAAATGCGGTACAAAATGTGTCACACCTTATTAAAGAAACAGAAAGTAATATTTCAACAATGGCAAGTTCTGTCGTCAATGTTGACCAGAAAATCCAACATAGCGTTGATACACAAACAAGTTTATCTGAATCATTCAATGATATTGCGGATGCTGTATCAGGCATTCAACAGCAATATGTAAACACAGCAAGGGATATTTCAGCAATTTCTACTTTAATTACAGAGCTATCACAGGGAGCTACACTCGTTTCCTCTTCGTCAGACTCATTAATTAATGTTGTAAATGAATTAAATATTTAA